A window of Acidimicrobiales bacterium contains these coding sequences:
- a CDS encoding glycosyltransferase, whose amino-acid sequence MSRPDPTRLRVRHLLKGLGPGGAERLVVAQVTAGGPVHHDVTFLVPEKQHLVPLLDAAGVAHRCLDAPTAARPGWIASLRSQLTGDPVDVLHVHSPALAAVARVLVRTIPSSRRPKVVSTEHNRWPRHHRLTRFANRATIRFQDATIAVSDDVKATIQGIDPSRVEVIVHGIDLDATRESADRESVRRELGFDATDVVVVCVANLRKEKSLDVLVDAAAIALEREPRLRYVLVGQGPLARDVDDWILHAGIGDRFTALGYRDDATRVLSGGDLFTLSSAHEGLPVAVMEALALGLPVVATAAGGVPAAVGGAGIVAAVGDAAALAAGHLALATDAARRAELARRATVESERFALRRSIAEIEAVYAGAMAGETVRASSHS is encoded by the coding sequence GTGAGCCGGCCCGACCCGACGCGCCTGCGGGTACGCCATCTTCTCAAGGGACTGGGGCCCGGCGGGGCCGAGCGACTCGTGGTCGCCCAGGTGACCGCCGGTGGCCCGGTCCACCACGACGTCACGTTCCTGGTGCCCGAGAAGCAGCACCTCGTCCCCCTGCTCGATGCCGCCGGCGTCGCCCACCGCTGCCTCGACGCGCCGACGGCGGCCCGGCCGGGCTGGATCGCAAGCCTGCGCTCCCAACTCACCGGTGACCCGGTCGACGTACTCCATGTCCATTCCCCCGCGCTCGCCGCCGTGGCCCGGGTGCTCGTGCGCACGATCCCCTCTTCACGACGCCCGAAGGTGGTGAGCACCGAGCACAACCGCTGGCCCCGCCATCACCGTCTGACCCGATTCGCCAATCGCGCCACGATCCGGTTCCAGGACGCCACCATCGCGGTCAGCGACGACGTGAAGGCGACGATCCAGGGCATCGACCCATCACGTGTCGAGGTGATCGTGCACGGCATCGACCTCGACGCGACCAGAGAGTCGGCCGATCGCGAATCGGTCCGCCGGGAACTCGGTTTCGACGCGACTGATGTCGTGGTCGTCTGCGTGGCAAATCTCCGCAAGGAGAAGTCGCTCGACGTGCTCGTCGACGCGGCCGCCATCGCCCTCGAGCGCGAGCCGCGTCTGCGCTACGTCCTCGTCGGACAGGGACCACTGGCCCGCGACGTCGACGACTGGATCCTGCACGCGGGCATCGGCGACCGGTTCACCGCCCTCGGCTACCGCGACGACGCCACCCGGGTGCTCAGCGGCGGCGACCTCTTCACCCTGTCCTCGGCCCACGAAGGGCTGCCGGTCGCCGTGATGGAAGCGCTCGCCCTCGGCCTCCCCGTGGTCGCCACGGCCGCCGGTGGTGTCCCCGCTGCCGTGGGCGGCGCCGGCATCGTGGCGGCGGTCGGCGATGCTGCGGCCCTCGCCGCCGGTCATCTCGCCCTCGCCACCGATGCGGCCCGCCGGGCCGAACTCGCCCGTCGAGCGACCGTCGAGTCGGAACGCTTCGCGCTGCGTCGATCGATCGCCGAGATCGAGGCGGTCTACGCCGGGGCCATGGCCGGCGAGACCGTCCGGGCCAGCAGCCACTCGTAG
- a CDS encoding glycosyltransferase translates to MTSPLSHSPRPGDDDGSAAVARRMLFVSSVISGGSGRSQRELAVAMQAEGRQVRFLVDAGDTAAPRRRLLSEFTDATARFDGRAIGRPVDGVRRRLGARTTWREIDGLRHETTIAPENAFEASVRRWRPDVVVVSSISRTTWRRIRAVCRQRGIPTALHLREANAIGHLTAGLFPDLLLANSGTLVDDAARLGLHAEMVPSVVQVQPMAQLPSREVLLLVNPLASHGVRVIGPLAAARPDIPIVLQESWSLDGADRQEVERLVRQHPNVVFRAFDPRPEALFRDARILLAPHLVDNRPRTVLEAQANGLPVVASALPGLVEAVGEGGVLVPEDAGPEQWVRAVGSIWDDEPRWMNLSDRARMHAGRVEVRPEVVAAAFAALVDELVDERR, encoded by the coding sequence ATGACCTCGCCCCTCTCGCATTCGCCGCGGCCGGGCGACGACGACGGCTCGGCCGCCGTCGCACGGCGGATGCTCTTCGTGTCGTCGGTGATCAGCGGCGGCTCGGGACGCAGCCAGCGTGAGCTGGCCGTCGCGATGCAGGCCGAGGGCCGTCAGGTGCGGTTCCTCGTCGATGCCGGCGACACGGCGGCACCCCGTCGACGGCTGTTGTCGGAGTTCACCGATGCCACCGCCCGGTTCGACGGCCGCGCCATCGGCCGGCCCGTCGACGGGGTTCGGCGTCGACTCGGGGCGCGAACGACGTGGCGCGAGATCGATGGGCTCCGCCACGAGACCACCATCGCGCCGGAGAACGCCTTCGAGGCTTCGGTGCGGCGCTGGCGGCCGGACGTCGTGGTCGTCTCGAGCATCTCCCGCACGACGTGGCGTCGGATTCGGGCCGTCTGTCGGCAACGGGGCATTCCGACCGCCCTCCACCTCCGGGAGGCCAACGCGATCGGCCACCTGACCGCCGGCCTCTTCCCCGATCTGCTCCTGGCGAACTCCGGCACGCTGGTCGACGACGCCGCCCGCCTCGGGCTCCATGCCGAGATGGTGCCTTCGGTCGTGCAGGTTCAGCCGATGGCACAACTCCCGTCGCGCGAAGTGCTGCTGCTCGTCAACCCGCTGGCCAGCCACGGTGTCCGCGTGATCGGCCCGCTCGCGGCGGCCCGCCCGGACATCCCGATCGTCCTCCAGGAATCCTGGTCACTCGACGGTGCGGATCGACAAGAGGTCGAACGCCTCGTCCGGCAACACCCGAACGTGGTGTTTCGCGCGTTCGACCCGCGCCCCGAAGCGCTCTTTCGCGACGCCCGGATCCTGTTGGCGCCGCATCTGGTCGACAATCGACCGCGGACCGTGCTGGAGGCCCAGGCCAACGGCCTGCCCGTCGTCGCCAGCGCGCTCCCCGGTCTCGTCGAAGCGGTCGGCGAGGGCGGGGTTCTCGTCCCCGAGGATGCCGGGCCGGAACAGTGGGTCCGCGCCGTCGGTTCGATCTGGGACGACGAGCCGCGATGGATGAACCTGTCGGATCGGGCGCGTATGCACGCCGGTCGCGTCGAGGTTCGGCCCGAGGTGGTGGCCGCGGCCTTCGCCGCGCTCGTCGACGAGCTGGTCGACGAACGCCGATGA
- a CDS encoding NAD-dependent epimerase/dehydratase family protein yields MHVLVTGGAGFIGANLCRSLELAGHSVTAFDDLSTGYSGNLDGTDTELVVGTILDDRALDAVVGPADAVVHLAARPSVPRSIVDPVASHLSNATGTVNVLEAARRDGLRHVMCAGSSSVYGANSELPKHEGLACRPVSPYAASKLATESYTIAYGHSYDLPTLAFRFFNVFGPLQAAGHAYAAVIPAFVDAALRGEPLPVNGDGTQSRDFTFIDTLSAVIVDAVNRRVTSDLPVNLAFGTRTDLLTVIGMIGDLIDGEIRVEHGPVRAGDVPHSQADDRRVRELFPDITPVPLEIGLKSTVDWMRDVI; encoded by the coding sequence ATGCACGTGCTGGTCACCGGCGGCGCCGGATTCATCGGCGCCAACCTCTGTCGCTCTCTGGAACTCGCCGGCCACTCGGTCACGGCGTTCGACGACCTGTCGACCGGCTATTCCGGCAACCTCGACGGCACCGACACCGAGCTCGTGGTGGGGACGATCCTCGACGATCGAGCCCTCGATGCCGTGGTGGGGCCGGCCGATGCCGTCGTCCACCTCGCGGCACGGCCCTCCGTGCCCCGGTCCATCGTCGACCCGGTCGCCAGCCACCTCTCCAATGCCACCGGCACGGTGAACGTGCTCGAAGCCGCCCGCCGTGACGGTCTGCGCCACGTGATGTGCGCCGGATCGTCGTCGGTCTACGGCGCCAATTCCGAGCTGCCGAAGCACGAGGGCCTGGCGTGTCGCCCGGTCAGTCCGTATGCCGCCAGCAAGCTGGCCACCGAGTCCTACACCATCGCCTACGGGCACAGCTACGACCTGCCGACCCTCGCATTCCGATTCTTCAACGTCTTCGGGCCGCTGCAGGCCGCAGGCCACGCGTACGCCGCAGTCATCCCGGCCTTCGTCGATGCCGCCCTGCGGGGCGAGCCCCTGCCGGTCAACGGCGACGGCACCCAGAGCCGCGACTTCACGTTCATCGACACCCTCAGCGCCGTCATCGTCGATGCGGTGAACCGACGGGTCACGAGCGACCTCCCGGTGAACCTCGCGTTCGGCACGCGTACCGATCTCCTGACCGTGATCGGGATGATCGGCGACCTCATCGACGGGGAGATCCGGGTCGAGCACGGCCCGGTACGCGCCGGCGATGTCCCCCACTCGCAGGCCGACGACCGGCGCGTCCGCGAACTGTTCCCCGACATCACCCCGGTGCCGCTCGAGATCGGCTTGAAGTCGACGGTCGACTGGATGCGAGATGTCATCTGA
- a CDS encoding GNAT family N-acetyltransferase has protein sequence MNRPPPTVRRATIDDIPAAIEVATAALGWTPGEPHEAFFRWKHLENPAGASPMWLAIDDGAAVGFRTMLRWTFHDEAGELRPAARAVDTATHPDHERRGIFRALTTEAVDDLTSEGVAFVFNTPNDNSRPGYLRMGWRDVGRIPTRVAVAGPRSLPRLARARTAARKWSEPCPAGTPVEQAIDDLVALERATPRPPALTTVRSRDHLLWRYGFEPLHYRVLRTDAAAAVVRLRRRGPALEAVLAEIFSPDAASTRHLLRAVRRQLPADHLLTLAATPHPAPWLPTLPRLGPRLTVRDLAAAGPDRDRFRFSLGDIELF, from the coding sequence GTGAACCGTCCGCCCCCGACCGTGCGTCGGGCCACCATCGACGACATCCCGGCCGCGATCGAGGTGGCCACGGCCGCGCTCGGCTGGACTCCGGGCGAACCCCACGAGGCGTTCTTTCGCTGGAAGCACCTGGAGAATCCGGCCGGTGCGTCGCCGATGTGGCTCGCGATCGACGACGGCGCCGCCGTCGGGTTTCGCACGATGTTGCGGTGGACCTTCCACGACGAGGCGGGCGAACTCCGGCCTGCGGCGCGCGCGGTCGACACCGCGACCCACCCCGACCACGAACGACGGGGCATCTTCCGGGCGCTGACGACCGAAGCCGTCGACGACCTCACGTCCGAAGGCGTCGCCTTCGTCTTCAACACCCCCAACGACAACAGTCGGCCCGGCTACCTCCGCATGGGCTGGCGCGACGTGGGTCGGATCCCCACCCGCGTCGCGGTGGCCGGACCCCGATCGCTCCCCCGCCTCGCCCGGGCCCGCACGGCGGCCCGGAAATGGTCTGAGCCGTGCCCGGCCGGGACGCCCGTCGAGCAGGCGATCGACGACCTGGTCGCCCTCGAACGGGCGACACCTCGTCCCCCCGCGCTGACCACCGTTCGCTCGCGGGACCATCTGCTCTGGCGATACGGCTTCGAGCCGCTGCACTATCGAGTGCTCCGCACCGACGCTGCCGCCGCTGTGGTTCGACTGCGCCGCCGTGGACCGGCCCTCGAAGCGGTGCTCGCCGAGATCTTCAGCCCGGATGCCGCATCGACCCGGCACCTGTTGCGCGCGGTCCGCCGCCAATTGCCGGCCGACCACCTTCTCACCCTCGCCGCGACCCCACACCCCGCACCGTGGCTGCCGACGCTGCCCAGACTGGGGCCGCGACTCACCGTGCGCGATCTCGCCGCCGCGGGACCCGACCGGGACCGTTTCCGGTTCTCGTTGGGCGACATCGAACTCTTCTGA
- a CDS encoding division plane positioning ATPase MipZ, with translation MEPQHLIRTIRRRWRPIVLLAVIGASLGAASAAVAQDAAPESVAKVYYDACHTLLVDRPPDIYETLDVSNLAQLAQRLTQGEIPAAVATSLGRDVDQLQTQVRVDVRNDIQSMSVCGVGETAAEAEATADEYALQLLSFLGAESQSYHDDRMAIARGQVAQAQACRDEASLALLLKQESEPENTRDEEVAVELCERQLGPAQSRLSDFEAAGVPVVPLETLEPASAVEISERSYDARVRQGAAGANVDIGIGDVVGAAPSMSSSSSAAPAIPDGPGARGLAGALFGAALGFGYVMFAERLDSKLRSKFDVEATLDLPVLAEIPPLSRKDRKSTRILTLEEPRSRTAESFRALRSAIEYARRVDVERSGDQQGAHVILVTSAGPSEGKTTTVANLATVLAEGDRRVLTINCDFRRPRLHRYLGGTATPKRFNVTDVPGVQLVTQVTANDGDATPSDVINAQRRLILGARDRFDVILLDTAPILTTNDAADLLGVSDHVVLVVNAAETNADSAARASELLERRGRAPLGVALVGARDVPNASDYYYDDDDPYLEPSGRRRRSTIEELVDPEVAPSR, from the coding sequence ATGGAACCCCAACATCTGATTCGAACCATTCGGCGCCGCTGGCGACCGATCGTGCTGCTCGCCGTCATCGGCGCGTCGCTCGGTGCCGCCAGCGCCGCGGTCGCGCAGGACGCGGCTCCGGAGTCGGTGGCGAAGGTCTACTACGACGCGTGCCACACGCTTCTGGTCGACCGACCGCCGGACATCTACGAGACCCTGGACGTGAGCAACCTGGCGCAGCTGGCGCAGCGATTGACGCAGGGCGAGATCCCCGCCGCGGTCGCGACGTCGCTCGGTCGAGATGTCGACCAGTTGCAGACCCAGGTCCGGGTCGACGTCCGCAACGACATCCAGAGCATGTCGGTCTGTGGTGTCGGCGAGACTGCGGCCGAGGCCGAGGCAACGGCCGACGAGTACGCGCTCCAGCTCCTGAGCTTCCTCGGGGCGGAGTCGCAGAGCTACCACGATGACCGGATGGCGATCGCCCGAGGCCAGGTTGCACAGGCACAGGCCTGCCGGGACGAGGCCTCGCTCGCGCTGCTCCTGAAGCAGGAGTCCGAACCCGAGAACACCCGCGACGAGGAAGTGGCCGTCGAACTGTGCGAGCGCCAGTTGGGGCCCGCCCAGTCACGCCTGAGCGACTTCGAAGCCGCCGGTGTCCCGGTCGTCCCGCTCGAGACGCTCGAACCGGCGTCCGCCGTAGAGATCTCCGAGCGCAGCTATGACGCCCGGGTTCGTCAGGGCGCGGCCGGGGCCAACGTCGACATCGGCATCGGCGACGTCGTCGGCGCAGCCCCGAGCATGTCGAGTTCGTCATCGGCGGCCCCCGCCATCCCCGACGGTCCCGGCGCTCGCGGTCTGGCCGGCGCGCTGTTCGGTGCCGCGCTGGGCTTCGGCTATGTGATGTTCGCCGAGCGCCTCGACTCGAAGCTGCGCAGCAAGTTCGACGTCGAAGCGACGCTCGACCTTCCGGTCCTCGCCGAGATCCCCCCGCTGAGTCGCAAGGATCGCAAGTCGACCAGGATCCTCACGCTCGAGGAACCACGATCGAGGACCGCCGAGTCGTTCCGCGCGCTGCGCTCGGCGATCGAGTACGCCCGTCGGGTCGACGTGGAGAGGAGCGGCGACCAACAGGGCGCCCATGTCATCCTCGTCACCTCGGCCGGGCCGTCGGAAGGCAAGACGACGACCGTCGCCAACCTCGCCACCGTCCTCGCCGAGGGCGACCGTCGAGTCCTCACCATCAATTGTGACTTCCGTCGACCCCGCCTGCACCGCTACCTGGGTGGCACGGCGACCCCGAAACGCTTCAACGTGACCGACGTGCCGGGTGTGCAACTCGTCACCCAGGTCACCGCGAACGACGGTGACGCGACGCCGAGCGACGTCATCAACGCCCAGCGCCGGCTCATACTCGGCGCGCGGGACCGATTCGACGTGATCCTCCTGGACACGGCGCCGATCCTGACCACGAACGACGCCGCGGACCTGCTCGGGGTCTCGGACCACGTCGTGCTCGTCGTGAATGCGGCCGAGACGAATGCGGACTCGGCGGCTCGGGCCTCCGAGCTGCTCGAACGGCGCGGACGGGCGCCGCTGGGCGTCGCTCTGGTCGGTGCCCGCGACGTGCCCAACGCCTCGGACTACTACTACGACGACGACGATCCCTATCTCGAGCCGAGCGGTCGGCGGCGCCGTTCGACGATCGAGGAACTGGTCGACCCTGAGGTCGCACCGAGCCGGTGA
- a CDS encoding glycosyltransferase family 4 protein — protein MNPPRLVHLTTTDMSLDWLLRPQLEAFAAAGYEVFAMSAPGPHVPALEAGGIRHIAVPSLTRAMSPARDLRALVELGREFRRLAPDIVHTHNPKPGLLGRVAARAAGVPVIVNTTHGLYALPEDRWRKRAVVYGLERIASACADAELLQNPEDLPVMRRLGVPHSKLTVLGNGVDLRRFSPAAADPAARARIRAALGIDDETVVVGAVGRLVWEKGYAALFAAARAMAGENCRFVVVGPDEPDKAGSITAADRAAAEADGVTFLGRREDMVDLYSAFDIYVLASHREGFPRSAMEAAAMELPVVATDIRGCRQVVADGVTGRLFPVGDPAALVAALRPLVLDPDHRRATGHAARARAIEHFDDRDVIATTLRTYEWLLARTVSPAMAPA, from the coding sequence ATGAACCCACCACGACTCGTTCACCTGACCACCACGGACATGAGTCTGGACTGGCTCCTGCGGCCCCAGCTCGAAGCGTTCGCCGCGGCCGGGTACGAGGTGTTCGCGATGTCGGCGCCGGGCCCCCACGTCCCGGCCTTGGAGGCCGGCGGCATCCGTCACATCGCAGTGCCGTCGCTCACCCGGGCGATGTCGCCCGCCCGCGATCTCCGGGCGCTCGTCGAACTCGGTCGTGAGTTCCGGCGCCTCGCCCCCGACATCGTGCACACGCACAATCCGAAGCCGGGGCTGCTCGGCCGTGTCGCGGCGCGTGCAGCTGGCGTGCCGGTGATCGTCAACACGACCCACGGCCTGTACGCGCTGCCGGAGGATCGCTGGCGAAAGCGCGCGGTGGTGTACGGCCTCGAGCGGATCGCGTCGGCCTGCGCCGATGCGGAGCTCCTCCAGAATCCCGAGGATCTTCCCGTGATGCGCCGGCTCGGTGTGCCCCACTCGAAGTTGACCGTCCTGGGAAACGGTGTCGACCTCCGACGTTTCTCCCCGGCGGCCGCCGACCCCGCTGCCCGCGCCCGTATCCGGGCGGCGCTCGGCATCGACGACGAGACCGTCGTGGTCGGTGCGGTGGGACGGTTGGTCTGGGAGAAGGGCTACGCCGCCCTCTTCGCCGCGGCCCGGGCGATGGCCGGCGAGAACTGTCGGTTCGTCGTGGTCGGACCCGACGAACCCGACAAAGCGGGATCGATCACCGCGGCCGACCGGGCTGCGGCCGAGGCGGACGGGGTGACATTCCTCGGTCGCCGAGAGGACATGGTCGATCTCTACTCGGCCTTCGACATCTACGTGCTGGCCTCCCACCGGGAGGGCTTCCCCCGATCGGCGATGGAGGCCGCGGCGATGGAGTTGCCGGTCGTGGCCACCGACATCCGTGGCTGCCGACAGGTGGTCGCCGACGGCGTGACCGGGCGACTCTTCCCGGTGGGCGACCCGGCCGCGCTCGTCGCCGCCCTTCGGCCGCTGGTGCTCGACCCCGACCATCGGCGGGCCACCGGACACGCGGCGCGGGCACGAGCGATCGAGCATTTCGACGATCGCGACGTGATCGCAACGACGCTGCGGACCTACGAGTGGCTGCTGGCCCGGACGGTCTCGCCGGCCATGGCCCCGGCGTAG
- a CDS encoding polysaccharide deacetylase family protein codes for MGLLPSVVKLAAGAVDVVRRPTAGLVVLIYHRVGARTPVRVDLPTPTFDAQMEMLAQQGSVIALDDAVERLAAGDDLRGRVVVTFDDGTDDVVDEALPVLARHGIPATLYVATAHVEDRLGFPDDGRPATWSGLRECLDSGLMTIGSHTHCHVLLDRLDADRVAEDLDRSIQLIEERLGVTPRHFAYPKALRPSAAAEHEVRSRFLSAALAGTRANPVGTDVHRLARTPVQTTDGPRWFDRKLAGGMAFEDDMRRFVNRRRYAGASA; via the coding sequence GTGGGACTGCTCCCGTCTGTCGTGAAGCTCGCCGCCGGTGCGGTCGACGTCGTCCGTCGCCCGACCGCGGGTCTGGTCGTGTTGATCTATCACCGCGTCGGTGCGCGGACACCGGTTCGCGTCGATCTCCCCACGCCCACGTTCGATGCGCAGATGGAAATGCTGGCCCAGCAGGGCAGTGTCATCGCGCTCGACGACGCAGTCGAACGGTTGGCCGCCGGTGACGACCTTCGCGGCCGGGTCGTCGTCACCTTCGACGACGGCACCGACGACGTCGTCGACGAGGCGCTGCCGGTGCTGGCTCGGCACGGAATCCCGGCGACGCTCTACGTCGCCACGGCCCATGTGGAGGATCGCCTCGGTTTTCCCGATGACGGGCGCCCGGCGACCTGGTCGGGCCTGCGCGAGTGTCTCGACAGCGGCCTGATGACGATCGGCTCGCACACCCACTGCCACGTGCTGCTCGATCGTCTCGATGCTGATCGGGTGGCCGAGGATCTGGATCGCTCGATCCAGCTGATCGAGGAACGGCTCGGCGTGACCCCGCGCCACTTCGCCTACCCCAAGGCCCTCCGCCCGTCAGCGGCAGCGGAGCACGAGGTGCGATCCCGATTCCTTTCCGCCGCGCTCGCCGGGACCCGCGCGAACCCGGTCGGTACCGATGTGCACCGTCTCGCCCGGACCCCGGTCCAGACCACCGACGGGCCACGCTGGTTCGATCGCAAGCTCGCCGGCGGAATGGCGTTCGAGGACGACATGCGGCGGTTCGTCAACCGCCGCCGCTACGCCGGAGCATCGGCATGA
- a CDS encoding PqqD family peptide modification chaperone, producing MRHTATVAPRPNRLVVEAPLGAELALFHLDSRRLHILNGSAAAIWRRLGEAETIGDLAVGLGDEFGVSPADIRLDVERTVEQLRADGLLQADERGNLPATPPRRRDRDHSGDVSGLACFAALDARLGIVCPDAEIASAIEDALAPLRCDRSPDVVLVIEPGPGDTWTLTVGTGSPATLGSRLSVVLRALAEVNALAVASVPDHLVLHAGAVAHDGRGVLLPGGSNHGKSTLTTALLGAGFGYLTDEAAAITDQLRIRPFPKSIALDPGSFPLFPDLAPDPQDGVARALAGREWHVDPARVGELCGPVPISAVVCPQWRAGAATRVTPVAPVEALHLLLGDAFDFRVGGQGVFQRLVEIVAHVPVVRLGYSDTAEAVAAVGDTLAATMVGSAVTI from the coding sequence GTGAGACACACCGCGACGGTCGCCCCCCGGCCGAATCGCCTCGTGGTCGAGGCGCCGCTCGGCGCCGAGTTGGCGCTGTTCCACCTGGATTCTCGCCGGCTGCACATCCTCAATGGTTCGGCGGCCGCGATCTGGCGGCGTCTCGGCGAGGCCGAGACGATCGGTGATCTCGCGGTCGGTCTCGGTGACGAGTTCGGCGTGTCCCCGGCCGACATCCGCCTCGACGTGGAACGCACCGTCGAACAACTCCGCGCCGACGGGCTTCTCCAGGCCGACGAGCGGGGAAATCTCCCCGCGACGCCGCCGCGTCGGCGGGACCGTGATCACTCGGGCGACGTGTCGGGACTCGCGTGCTTCGCCGCGCTGGACGCCCGATTGGGGATCGTGTGCCCGGACGCCGAGATCGCGTCGGCGATCGAGGATGCGCTCGCCCCGTTGCGCTGCGATCGCTCGCCGGATGTCGTGCTCGTCATCGAGCCGGGACCGGGCGACACCTGGACGCTGACCGTCGGGACGGGGTCACCGGCCACGCTCGGGTCGCGGCTCTCGGTCGTGTTGCGGGCACTGGCCGAGGTCAACGCCCTCGCTGTGGCGTCGGTTCCCGATCATCTCGTGTTGCATGCCGGCGCGGTCGCACACGACGGTCGGGGAGTGCTGCTCCCCGGCGGTTCCAACCACGGGAAGTCCACATTGACCACGGCGCTGCTCGGGGCCGGCTTCGGTTACCTCACCGATGAAGCGGCCGCGATCACGGACCAGCTCCGCATCCGGCCGTTCCCCAAGTCGATCGCGCTGGATCCCGGATCGTTCCCGCTGTTCCCGGATCTCGCGCCGGACCCGCAGGACGGAGTCGCCCGGGCCCTCGCTGGTCGCGAGTGGCATGTGGATCCGGCCCGAGTCGGCGAACTCTGCGGGCCGGTGCCGATCTCCGCCGTCGTCTGCCCGCAGTGGCGGGCGGGTGCGGCCACCCGGGTCACCCCCGTCGCGCCGGTCGAGGCGCTGCACCTGCTGTTGGGTGATGCCTTCGACTTCCGAGTGGGAGGTCAGGGGGTGTTCCAACGACTCGTCGAGATCGTCGCCCACGTGCCGGTGGTCCGCCTCGGCTACAGCGACACCGCCGAGGCGGTGGCCGCGGTCGGCGACACGCTGGCGGCGACCATGGTCGGGTCCGCCGTCACCATCTGA
- a CDS encoding aminotransferase class I/II-fold pyridoxal phosphate-dependent enzyme, which yields MSAIERELLLGAFDANWVAPVGPDLTAFESEFADALGVAPGVALSSGTAGLHLALLVCGVRPGDVVIVPSFTFAASANAVAYVGAEPWFVDSEPSTWNADPSLIAEALDVAAAEGRRVGAVVTVDLYGQCADHAPIAAACARHGVPLVEDAAEAVGATWEGASAGSFGDVGVFSFNGNKLMTTGGGGMAIARDPAVVERIRHLSTQAREPVPHYEHREIGYNYRLSNVLAAIGRGQVRRLPGILARTAEIRAVYEDALGPLDGVGFNPIDARGTVNHWLTIVVLADNARSSPAALIDALDEVDAEARPAWKPMHRQPVFAEHRMFGGAVADDAFARGVCLPSGSSMTDDDLQRVVDAAVGALA from the coding sequence ATGAGTGCGATCGAACGCGAGCTGCTCCTGGGGGCATTCGACGCGAACTGGGTTGCGCCGGTCGGTCCCGACCTCACGGCGTTCGAGTCGGAGTTCGCCGACGCGCTCGGAGTGGCGCCCGGGGTCGCCCTCTCCAGCGGCACCGCCGGCCTGCACCTCGCGCTCCTCGTCTGCGGCGTTCGGCCCGGCGACGTCGTCATCGTGCCGTCCTTCACGTTCGCGGCGAGCGCGAATGCCGTCGCCTATGTCGGCGCCGAACCCTGGTTCGTCGACAGCGAACCATCGACATGGAATGCCGACCCGTCGCTGATCGCCGAAGCCCTCGATGTCGCTGCGGCCGAGGGCCGTCGGGTCGGCGCCGTCGTCACCGTCGATCTCTACGGCCAGTGCGCGGACCATGCGCCGATCGCCGCCGCGTGCGCCCGGCACGGCGTGCCACTCGTCGAGGATGCGGCCGAGGCCGTCGGGGCCACCTGGGAGGGAGCGAGCGCGGGTTCGTTCGGCGACGTCGGGGTGTTCTCCTTCAACGGCAACAAGCTGATGACCACCGGCGGCGGCGGCATGGCGATCGCCCGCGACCCCGCCGTCGTCGAGCGCATTCGCCACCTCTCCACCCAGGCCCGCGAACCGGTGCCCCACTACGAGCACCGTGAGATCGGCTACAACTACCGCCTCAGCAACGTGCTGGCGGCGATCGGACGCGGACAGGTCCGGCGCCTCCCAGGAATACTCGCCCGCACGGCCGAGATCCGCGCCGTCTACGAGGACGCCCTCGGACCGCTCGACGGCGTCGGCTTCAACCCGATCGACGCGCGGGGCACGGTCAACCACTGGCTCACGATCGTCGTGCTGGCCGACAATGCCCGGAGCTCGCCGGCGGCGTTGATCGACGCCCTCGACGAGGTCGATGCCGAGGCGCGTCCCGCCTGGAAACCGATGCATCGCCAGCCGGTGTTCGCCGAGCACCGCATGTTCGGCGGGGCCGTGGCCGACGACGCGTTCGCCCGGGGCGTCTGCCTTCCGAGCGGGTCCTCCATGACCGACGACGACCTCCAGCGGGTCGTCGATGCGGCCGTGGGCGCGCTGGCGTGA